From Borrelia sp. RT5S, the proteins below share one genomic window:
- a CDS encoding alanine--tRNA ligase, whose translation MELDELRRKYIEFFKSKGHFEISGKSLIPDNDSTVLFNTAGMQPLVPYLLGEIHPSGDMLVDVQKCLRTGDIDEVGDFSHLTFFEMLGNWSLGSYFKELSVKYSFEFLTSPSYLNIPKNKLYVSVFEGDDAVPRDTETASVWESLGIPSDRIFYLSREHNFWGPVGNVGPCGPDTEIFVDTGIDKCCINCDIACGCGKYFEIWNNVFMQYRKNEDGSYEELTRKCVDTGMGVERTITFLQGKSSVYDTEAFRPIIEGIEKVSGRVYGQNLADDRAIRIIADHIKASCFILADNFAVLPSNVGQGYVLRRIIRRAIRYAKKLGIESHFLANLVDSVEQIYKFFYKEIMEKKDFIKNELDKEEEKFFKTLRQGEQEFIKLIQKLSLREIPGEFSFKLYDTYGFPFEITEELASEHGFSVDRLGFEEHFRKHQEVSKKGGDRVFRGGLADCTYETTKLHTATHLLHKALQLVLGEHVRQRGSNITAERLRFDFSHPHKMTDDEIKRVEDMVNLQIKNALSVKKSIMSLDDAVARGAMALFGEKYDDIVSVYEIDGFSIEVCGGPHVKNTSELGTFKIQKEQASSSGIRRIRAGLTD comes from the coding sequence GTGGAACTTGATGAGCTACGCAGAAAGTATATAGAGTTTTTCAAGAGTAAGGGGCATTTTGAGATATCGGGTAAATCTTTAATACCCGACAATGATTCTACTGTACTTTTTAATACAGCAGGTATGCAACCTCTTGTTCCTTATCTTCTTGGAGAAATACATCCATCTGGAGATATGTTAGTCGATGTTCAGAAATGTTTAAGAACGGGAGATATTGATGAGGTTGGAGATTTTAGTCATTTAACTTTTTTTGAGATGCTTGGGAATTGGTCTCTTGGTAGTTATTTTAAAGAACTTTCTGTGAAGTATAGTTTTGAATTTTTAACCTCGCCTAGCTATCTAAATATACCAAAAAATAAACTTTATGTTAGCGTTTTTGAGGGTGATGATGCCGTTCCACGAGATACAGAGACGGCAAGTGTTTGGGAGAGTCTTGGAATTCCTAGTGATAGGATATTTTATCTATCAAGGGAGCATAATTTTTGGGGGCCTGTTGGGAATGTGGGGCCTTGTGGTCCAGATACTGAAATATTTGTTGATACGGGAATAGATAAATGTTGCATTAACTGTGATATTGCGTGTGGTTGTGGTAAATATTTCGAAATTTGGAACAACGTTTTTATGCAATACAGGAAAAATGAAGATGGTAGTTATGAAGAACTGACTCGAAAGTGTGTTGATACGGGCATGGGAGTTGAGAGGACTATTACATTTTTGCAAGGGAAATCTTCAGTTTATGACACAGAGGCTTTTAGACCTATAATAGAAGGAATTGAGAAAGTATCTGGAAGAGTTTATGGACAAAATTTGGCAGACGATAGGGCTATTCGAATAATTGCAGATCATATTAAGGCAAGTTGTTTTATTCTAGCTGATAATTTTGCAGTTCTCCCTTCTAACGTAGGACAAGGATATGTTTTAAGAAGAATTATTAGAAGAGCTATTAGATATGCAAAAAAGCTTGGTATAGAGTCTCATTTTTTAGCAAATCTTGTTGATTCTGTTGAGCAAATTTATAAATTTTTTTATAAAGAAATAATGGAAAAGAAGGATTTTATTAAGAATGAGCTTGATAAGGAAGAGGAAAAATTTTTTAAAACCCTGCGGCAGGGTGAGCAAGAATTTATTAAACTGATTCAAAAATTATCGTTGAGGGAGATTCCTGGTGAGTTTTCTTTTAAGCTTTACGATACTTATGGATTTCCTTTTGAAATAACAGAGGAACTTGCATCTGAACACGGGTTTAGTGTAGATAGATTAGGATTTGAAGAACATTTTAGAAAGCATCAAGAGGTTTCTAAGAAGGGAGGTGATAGGGTTTTTAGGGGGGGACTTGCTGATTGTACATATGAAACCACTAAGTTACACACAGCCACTCATTTGCTGCATAAGGCGCTTCAATTGGTATTGGGTGAGCATGTAAGGCAGAGGGGAAGTAATATTACGGCAGAAAGACTGAGATTTGATTTTAGTCATCCTCACAAAATGACGGATGATGAGATAAAAAGGGTCGAGGATATGGTCAACTTACAAATAAAGAATGCATTGTCTGTGAAAAAATCTATAATGAGCTTGGATGATGCTGTAGCCAGAGGCGCTATGGCTCTTTTTGGTGAAAAATATGACGATATTGTGAGTGTTTATGAGATAGATGGCTTTTCAATTGAAGTTTGTGGTGGTCCTCATGTTAAGAATACTAGTGAGCTTGGTACTTTTAAAATACAAAAAGAACAGGCTTCTTCTTCAGGTATAAGAAGAATAAGGGCAGGTTTAACTGACTGA
- the dusA gene encoding tRNA dihydrouridine(20/20a) synthase DusA, with product MLIKRKISIAPMVDVTDEHFRYLIRLLSKKVTLYTPMISAKSITMGNLNKVIKQTPTDSPVALQIATNCENDAAKAIEILENKFNFDEYNLNIGCPSSRVQNANYGACLMKNPTQVGKILQAMKKNTNKPVSIKNRIGIRDHEKNYCEETYTELKQFVDKITTFEIKNFIVHARLAILNGYSPKNNRNIPRLRHEFVYKLKQEHKNLFIEANGGINNNKHIREHLLHVDSVMIGRAAAENPYFIATASREFLEEKEEIPTRADLLLQMTEYIKEYNECFSISTVLKHIMGIMFAKEGACKFRQALTAPFPKNLKNHEILLKAIENLKDNILSSNS from the coding sequence ATGTTAATAAAACGAAAAATATCAATAGCACCCATGGTGGATGTTACAGATGAACATTTTCGATATCTAATAAGATTGTTGTCGAAAAAAGTTACCCTATATACCCCCATGATTTCTGCAAAGTCAATTACAATGGGTAACTTAAACAAGGTTATCAAACAAACGCCTACGGATTCTCCAGTTGCGCTTCAGATAGCAACAAACTGTGAAAATGATGCTGCTAAAGCAATAGAAATTCTTGAAAACAAATTTAATTTTGATGAATATAATCTTAACATTGGCTGTCCTTCTTCTCGAGTCCAAAATGCTAATTACGGAGCCTGTTTAATGAAAAATCCAACTCAAGTGGGAAAAATCTTGCAGGCAATGAAAAAGAACACAAACAAGCCAGTCTCAATTAAAAACAGAATAGGAATAAGGGACCATGAAAAAAACTATTGCGAAGAAACCTACACAGAACTTAAACAATTTGTAGACAAAATTACAACATTTGAAATCAAAAATTTCATTGTACATGCACGGTTAGCCATATTAAATGGATACTCCCCTAAAAATAATAGAAATATTCCAAGACTTAGGCACGAATTTGTTTACAAATTAAAACAGGAACATAAAAATTTATTTATTGAAGCAAATGGAGGCATTAACAACAACAAGCATATCAGAGAACATCTATTGCACGTAGACTCCGTAATGATTGGAAGAGCCGCAGCAGAAAATCCTTACTTTATTGCCACAGCTTCAAGAGAATTCTTAGAAGAAAAGGAAGAGATCCCAACAAGAGCAGACCTGCTATTACAAATGACAGAATACATTAAAGAGTATAATGAGTGTTTCTCAATCAGCACTGTTCTAAAACACATAATGGGAATAATGTTTGCTAAAGAAGGTGCTTGTAAATTCAGGCAAGCCCTAACAGCCCCCTTTCCTAAAAACCTTAAAAACCATGAAATACTACTGAAAGCAATTGAAAACTTAAAAGATAACATCCTTAGTTCTAATTCTTAG
- a CDS encoding ZIP family metal transporter, whose amino-acid sequence MFEHFGEYLLTLHPVLLGFLGSTFTWFTTAFGAAAVFFFRRVNNKIMDAMLGFSAGIMIAASFFSLIQPAIERAEELGYVTWMPAVFGFLLGAFFIYTVDVFVPDLDKLTFIDEDLTRHGKKDFLLFTAVTLHNFPEGLAVGVAFGALVATPDIHTLVGAMILTLGIGIQNMPEGAAISLPLRRGNVPLWKCFNYGQMSGLVEIFGGILGAYAVYTFTRILPFALSFSAGAMIYVSIEQLIPESKRKDIDSKVPTIFGIIGFTLMMFLDVSLG is encoded by the coding sequence ATGTTTGAGCATTTTGGGGAATATCTATTGACTTTGCATCCTGTTTTATTGGGGTTTCTAGGATCCACTTTTACTTGGTTTACTACAGCTTTTGGAGCAGCAGCTGTCTTTTTTTTCAGAAGAGTAAATAATAAAATAATGGACGCTATGCTTGGATTTTCAGCAGGTATTATGATTGCTGCTAGTTTTTTTTCACTTATTCAACCTGCAATAGAGAGAGCGGAAGAGCTTGGTTATGTTACATGGATGCCTGCGGTTTTTGGATTTCTTTTAGGCGCCTTTTTTATATATACTGTGGATGTATTTGTGCCGGATCTTGATAAGCTTACATTTATTGATGAAGATTTAACAAGACACGGAAAAAAGGACTTTTTACTTTTTACGGCTGTTACTCTACATAATTTCCCGGAAGGACTTGCTGTTGGTGTCGCATTTGGGGCTTTAGTTGCTACTCCTGATATACATACCTTGGTTGGTGCTATGATTCTTACGTTAGGAATTGGTATTCAAAATATGCCGGAAGGTGCAGCTATTTCTTTGCCCTTAAGACGAGGAAATGTTCCTCTATGGAAATGTTTTAATTATGGACAGATGTCAGGTTTGGTAGAAATTTTTGGAGGTATTTTAGGTGCTTATGCCGTTTATACTTTTACCAGAATTTTGCCCTTTGCCTTATCTTTTTCTGCAGGAGCAATGATTTATGTCTCAATTGAACAGTTAATACCTGAATCTAAAAGAAAAGATATTGACAGTAAGGTGCCAACCATATTTGGAATCATTGGATTTACTTTAATGATGTTCCTTGATGTTTCTTTGGGTTAA
- the pstB gene encoding phosphate ABC transporter ATP-binding protein PstB produces the protein MNKDNAIIQTENLSLFYTDFKALSNINISILRNNITALIGPSGCGKSTFLRTLNRMNDLVEGVKIEGKVLYEGKSIYSNNFDVLELRRKIGMVFQTPNPFLMSVYDNISYGPKIHGIKDKKKLDEVVEKSLIKSALWNEVKDKLNRNALSLSGGQQQRLCIARTLAIEPNVILMDEPTSALDPISTGKIEELIINLKESYTIIIVTHNMQQAGRISDQTAFFLNGYIEEESPTDELFFNPKNIKTEEYITGKFG, from the coding sequence ATGAACAAAGACAACGCAATCATTCAAACAGAAAACTTGAGCTTATTTTATACGGACTTTAAGGCATTAAGTAATATTAATATATCTATACTGAGAAATAACATCACAGCCTTAATAGGTCCATCGGGCTGTGGAAAGTCAACATTTCTCAGAACGCTTAACAGAATGAATGATCTTGTGGAAGGCGTTAAAATAGAAGGGAAGGTACTTTATGAGGGTAAAAGCATTTACTCAAATAATTTTGATGTTCTTGAACTTAGAAGAAAAATTGGAATGGTATTCCAAACTCCTAATCCATTTTTAATGTCTGTTTATGACAATATAAGTTATGGACCCAAAATTCATGGCATTAAAGACAAAAAAAAACTAGATGAGGTTGTTGAAAAATCTTTAATAAAATCTGCTCTTTGGAATGAAGTAAAAGATAAACTTAACAGAAATGCACTAAGTCTTTCAGGAGGACAGCAACAAAGACTCTGCATTGCAAGAACTCTTGCCATTGAGCCAAATGTCATACTGATGGATGAACCCACTTCCGCTCTTGACCCAATATCGACGGGAAAAATTGAAGAGTTAATAATTAATTTAAAGGAAAGCTACACTATTATAATAGTTACTCATAATATGCAGCAAGCTGGAAGGATATCTGACCAAACCGCATTCTTCCTTAATGGATACATTGAAGAAGAAAGCCCAACAGATGAATTATTCTTCAATCCTAAAAACATTAAGACCGAAGAATATATCACTGGTAAGTTTGGCTAA
- a CDS encoding flagellar motor switch protein FliG: MQDPRLSKYQNAKNLGTKTLGATGRGNLSGKSSDEEKQGSMLKSWINLVRKGKSASVGKQGSLKGGAQRLGFIRKEGKVTKIAKYFLAIGLEKSSEIMCELDDAHIISITEEIAKIKYITPSDKKRIIEEFEELVRHESRCLKIDSKFTYELLNKSLSKSKAKEIYKRVTGVDPFVPFSYLSGVEHEQLWALIRDENVKTLLIVYNYLAREQKKYVFSMLEEDIKKQFIKELAKPRQFNVDMVEIISDRLKSRFEMQGKLKTEKLDGSRILVDILSYMDSEDEKNLLNNIDMKAFNPLKDSEIKEKIFDIDIILRISDNDMHNILREFTDNNIAILIKDKSDEIRDKILLNVSRRRKEIILEEESFLRRVKRKDIRQMTTSFLDYVKELTLKGALIIYRKNEEFV; this comes from the coding sequence ATGCAGGATCCTAGACTTTCTAAGTATCAGAATGCGAAAAATTTAGGAACCAAAACTCTTGGCGCCACTGGCAGAGGAAATTTGAGTGGCAAAAGTTCTGATGAAGAGAAGCAAGGTTCGATGCTGAAGTCTTGGATTAATCTTGTTAGGAAAGGTAAGAGTGCATCTGTGGGCAAACAGGGGTCTCTTAAGGGGGGAGCTCAAAGACTTGGATTTATTCGTAAAGAGGGTAAGGTTACAAAGATAGCAAAGTATTTTCTAGCTATTGGTCTTGAGAAATCTTCAGAGATTATGTGTGAGCTTGATGATGCTCACATAATCTCTATTACCGAAGAAATTGCCAAGATTAAGTATATTACTCCTAGTGATAAGAAGCGTATTATCGAGGAATTTGAAGAGCTGGTCAGGCATGAGAGCAGATGTTTAAAGATTGATAGTAAATTTACTTATGAGCTGTTGAATAAGTCTTTAAGTAAGTCAAAAGCAAAGGAGATTTATAAAAGAGTTACAGGAGTGGATCCTTTTGTGCCTTTCAGTTATTTATCTGGTGTTGAGCATGAACAGCTTTGGGCTTTAATTAGGGATGAGAATGTGAAAACCCTTCTTATAGTATACAACTACTTGGCTAGAGAACAGAAAAAGTATGTTTTTTCTATGCTAGAAGAGGACATTAAGAAACAATTTATTAAAGAACTTGCTAAGCCAAGGCAATTTAATGTGGATATGGTTGAGATTATTTCTGATAGACTGAAGAGTAGGTTTGAGATGCAGGGGAAGCTTAAGACTGAGAAATTAGATGGGTCTAGGATATTGGTTGACATTTTAAGCTACATGGACTCTGAGGATGAGAAGAATCTTTTAAATAATATTGATATGAAGGCCTTTAATCCATTAAAAGATAGTGAGATTAAGGAGAAGATATTTGATATTGATATAATACTACGTATTTCAGATAATGATATGCATAATATTTTAAGGGAATTTACAGACAATAATATTGCTATCCTTATTAAGGATAAGAGTGATGAGATTAGAGATAAGATTCTTTTAAACGTCTCAAGGAGGCGTAAAGAAATTATTTTAGAAGAAGAGTCTTTTTTAAGAAGAGTAAAGAGAAAGGATATTAGGCAAATGACTACATCCTTTCTCGATTATGTTAAGGAGTTGACCTTAAAGGGTGCACTAATAATATATAGAAAGAACGAGGAGTTTGTTTAG
- the serS gene encoding serine--tRNA ligase encodes MLDLKFIRDNMDLVRKNIKDKGLQLDIDILVVLDDERKKLVTRISELSAVRNENANSMKGAVDDTHRQSLVESGRALKAEITALEEKLEHITAKLLVEHKKIPNMAAPDAPVGGSEDGNVLMKTSGAIPEFSFKPKDHLEIGDNLGLFDFERAREVSGNKFYYLKNEGVLLELALINFALNKLKLKGFDLFITPDVAREFIVDGIGFNPRGSESNIYKIENTDKYLIGTAEITLGGYYHDTILDLKSPIKMAGLSHCFRKEAGAAGQFSRGLYRVHQFSKVEMFCLCRREESDRIHNEFLELEEEIFSELEIPYRVLNVCTFDLGAPAYKKYDIEAWMPGRGEKGEYGEVTSTSNCTDYQARRLRIRYREDGQNKFVHMVNGTAIASTRAIIAIIENFQDEKGGVRIPKNLIKYTGFDYIASKN; translated from the coding sequence ATGCTTGATTTGAAGTTTATAAGAGATAATATGGATCTTGTTCGTAAAAATATTAAAGATAAAGGTCTACAATTAGATATTGACATTCTAGTTGTTCTTGATGATGAACGCAAGAAGCTTGTTACTAGAATAAGTGAGCTTAGTGCTGTTAGGAATGAAAATGCCAATTCCATGAAAGGAGCGGTTGATGATACGCATAGGCAGTCTTTGGTAGAAAGCGGGAGAGCTTTAAAGGCAGAAATTACGGCTTTAGAAGAAAAATTAGAACATATAACGGCGAAGCTTTTAGTTGAGCACAAAAAGATTCCAAACATGGCTGCTCCCGATGCACCTGTTGGCGGTAGTGAAGACGGAAATGTTTTAATGAAAACTTCGGGGGCTATTCCAGAGTTTAGTTTCAAGCCAAAGGATCATTTAGAAATTGGAGACAATTTGGGCCTTTTTGATTTTGAAAGAGCTCGTGAAGTAAGTGGCAATAAGTTTTATTATCTTAAAAATGAGGGTGTTTTGTTGGAGCTTGCATTGATTAATTTTGCTTTAAATAAACTTAAGCTTAAGGGTTTTGATTTATTTATCACACCAGATGTTGCAAGAGAATTTATAGTTGATGGAATTGGATTTAATCCTCGTGGGAGTGAAAGTAATATTTACAAGATTGAGAATACGGATAAATATCTTATTGGTACAGCTGAGATTACTCTAGGAGGATATTACCATGACACGATACTTGATCTTAAGTCTCCAATAAAAATGGCAGGACTTTCACATTGTTTTAGAAAAGAAGCAGGAGCAGCTGGACAATTCTCTAGGGGTCTTTATAGGGTACATCAATTTAGTAAGGTCGAAATGTTTTGTTTATGTAGAAGGGAAGAGTCTGATCGTATTCATAATGAATTTTTGGAACTAGAAGAGGAAATTTTTAGTGAGCTTGAGATTCCATACAGAGTTTTAAATGTGTGTACTTTTGACCTTGGAGCGCCAGCTTATAAAAAGTATGATATTGAGGCTTGGATGCCGGGTAGGGGAGAAAAGGGAGAATATGGTGAGGTTACTTCAACTTCAAACTGTACAGATTATCAGGCAAGGCGCCTTAGGATTAGATATAGGGAGGATGGGCAAAATAAGTTTGTGCACATGGTAAATGGAACAGCAATAGCTTCAACAAGAGCCATTATTGCTATCATTGAAAATTTTCAAGACGAAAAAGGGGGTGTTAGAATCCCTAAGAATTTGATTAAATACACGGGATTTGATTATATAGCATCTAAGAATTAG
- a CDS encoding 6-phosphogluconolactonase, translating into MEFLYSNKESDLGRRFFDFFLSSVSQDDFTSIGVCGGRNIISFLNIFNEGNYALKKSHFFLVDERCVDLSSDDSNFRLLSEGFFLKMIGKNLIHSSNLHPFIYNEFDEVSSIHNYNIEFNTRFTRLDLIILSVGEDGHIASLFPSRKLLFSEMEGYQYEYDAPKPPVKRMSLTPKSLRLAKSCVLLFMGEEKRGALENFLNTEISLKDCPAKIFDGCSRLLVLTNIEGVYAGS; encoded by the coding sequence ATGGAATTTTTATATTCTAATAAAGAAAGTGATTTAGGTAGAAGATTTTTTGACTTTTTTTTAAGTAGCGTTAGTCAGGATGATTTTACTAGCATTGGGGTTTGTGGTGGACGCAATATTATTTCTTTTTTAAATATTTTTAACGAGGGTAACTATGCACTTAAGAAGTCTCATTTTTTCTTAGTAGATGAAAGGTGCGTTGATCTGAGTAGTGACGATAGTAATTTTAGGCTTTTAAGCGAAGGGTTTTTTTTGAAAATGATAGGAAAAAATTTAATTCACAGTTCTAATCTACATCCGTTTATTTATAATGAGTTCGATGAAGTCTCTTCTATCCATAATTATAACATTGAGTTCAATACTAGGTTTACAAGATTAGATCTAATCATTTTGTCTGTTGGTGAAGATGGGCATATTGCTTCACTTTTCCCATCAAGAAAGCTTTTGTTTTCTGAGATGGAAGGATATCAGTATGAATATGATGCTCCAAAGCCTCCAGTTAAAAGAATGAGTTTAACTCCTAAGTCTTTAAGATTGGCTAAGTCTTGTGTTTTGCTCTTTATGGGCGAGGAGAAGAGGGGCGCTTTGGAAAATTTTTTAAATACAGAGATTTCTTTAAAGGATTGTCCGGCCAAGATTTTTGATGGATGTTCTCGTTTATTAGTTCTTACAAATATTGAGGGGGTCTATGCAGGATCCTAG
- a CDS encoding SIMPL domain-containing protein — MSGRVLVLLSSLAFLLSSLILSNGIRNIGIKNENYITVKGLSEREVISNSSSWNLQYELVGNTVDEINRLNNANLMAVKEFFVGYGFNESDIKIGSMNFNIGNYQGTLYKYSAYASLNVYTNDVDKMEQASHNIIELYNKGVLLTSNFGPSYYFDKINDVKPEMLADSIKNAKLAALEFAKNSGATLGKIKNASQGYFEFLPIDRSMGSHELYLRKMLRVVTTVSYYLD, encoded by the coding sequence ATGTCGGGACGGGTGTTGGTTTTGTTGTCGTCATTGGCTTTTTTGTTGTCATCATTAATCTTGTCTAATGGTATAAGAAATATTGGAATTAAGAATGAAAATTACATTACTGTTAAGGGCTTAAGTGAAAGAGAAGTTATATCAAATTCTTCAAGTTGGAATCTACAGTACGAATTAGTTGGTAATACTGTGGATGAAATTAATAGGTTGAATAATGCAAATTTAATGGCAGTAAAAGAATTTTTCGTTGGGTACGGATTTAATGAAAGTGACATAAAGATCGGATCTATGAACTTTAATATTGGAAACTATCAAGGAACTCTTTACAAGTATAGCGCATATGCTTCTTTAAATGTTTATACTAATGATGTTGATAAGATGGAACAGGCAAGTCATAATATCATTGAACTTTACAATAAGGGAGTGCTCTTAACTAGTAATTTTGGGCCAAGTTATTATTTTGACAAAATTAATGACGTTAAGCCTGAAATGCTAGCAGATTCCATTAAGAACGCCAAATTGGCAGCCTTGGAGTTTGCAAAGAATTCGGGTGCTACTTTGGGGAAAATTAAAAATGCAAGTCAAGGGTACTTTGAGTTTCTTCCAATTGATAGAAGTATGGGAAGCCATGAGCTTTATTTAAGGAAGATGTTAAGAGTTGTTACCACAGTTTCTTATTACTTGGACTAG